In Spirobacillus cienkowskii, a genomic segment contains:
- the betA gene encoding choline dehydrogenase yields the protein MKNKFYDFIIVGGGSAGCVLANRLSSNSANKVLVLEAGRPDYIWDIFIHMPAALMYPLGSKFYDWCYHTDPEPFMNKRKIFHGRGKILGGCSSINGMIYIRGNPLDYEKWATQKGLENWDYAHCLPYFNRAETRMIGADTYHGFSGPLMLETAPCENPLFHAFFNAAQEAGYPLTGDVNGYRQEGFGRFDRNINRGRRLSASRAYLHSVKRVRQNLKVKCRALTTKIIFDENRAIGVEYQQFGMNHKVYGGEIICCGGAFNSPQLLQLSGIGNADDLKKLGIHVVTNLPGVGQNLQDHLEVYVQHACKQPVSLYPALQWWNKPKIGFQWLFQRKGAAATNHFEAGGFIRSNENVTYPNIQFHFLPLAVRYDGSSPNQGHGYQVHIGPMNSDARGHVKIRSNNPKEHPSIQFNYLSTPQDRKEWVEAIRCARTILNQPALQQYNGGETSPGLHVESDDDILDWVARDAETALHPSCSCKMGEDPMSVVDPKNMGVYGVKNLRVVDASVMPFVTNGNIYAPVMMIAEKSADIILGNSLLQPIQAEYYQYNKNNLNIQTNPQDTIHTLS from the coding sequence ATGAAAAATAAATTTTATGATTTTATTATAGTTGGAGGAGGTTCTGCTGGCTGTGTTTTAGCAAATAGGCTGAGCAGCAATTCGGCCAATAAAGTTTTGGTACTTGAAGCAGGAAGGCCAGACTACATTTGGGATATTTTTATCCATATGCCTGCTGCTCTCATGTACCCGTTAGGAAGTAAATTTTATGATTGGTGTTACCACACAGACCCTGAGCCTTTTATGAACAAAAGAAAAATTTTTCATGGAAGAGGAAAAATTTTGGGAGGATGTAGCTCGATTAATGGAATGATTTATATTCGAGGCAATCCTCTTGATTACGAAAAGTGGGCAACTCAAAAAGGCTTAGAAAACTGGGATTACGCTCATTGCCTACCCTACTTTAACCGCGCTGAAACGAGAATGATAGGTGCGGATACCTATCATGGGTTTTCTGGACCACTTATGCTTGAAACAGCTCCCTGTGAAAATCCATTGTTTCATGCATTTTTTAATGCAGCTCAAGAGGCTGGTTACCCATTAACAGGAGATGTCAATGGCTACAGACAAGAAGGTTTTGGACGCTTTGATCGCAATATCAATAGAGGCCGAAGACTCTCTGCCTCTAGAGCTTACCTACATTCTGTAAAAAGAGTTCGGCAAAATTTAAAAGTAAAATGCCGCGCCCTAACAACAAAAATAATTTTTGATGAAAACAGAGCAATCGGTGTTGAGTATCAACAATTTGGGATGAATCATAAAGTTTATGGAGGAGAAATTATTTGCTGCGGAGGAGCGTTTAATTCTCCACAGCTATTGCAACTCTCAGGAATAGGAAATGCCGATGATCTAAAAAAACTTGGAATTCATGTTGTTACAAATCTTCCTGGCGTTGGACAAAATCTACAAGATCATCTTGAGGTCTATGTTCAGCATGCCTGCAAGCAGCCTGTGAGCTTATATCCAGCGCTTCAGTGGTGGAATAAACCTAAAATCGGTTTTCAATGGCTATTTCAAAGAAAAGGCGCAGCCGCAACAAATCATTTTGAAGCGGGAGGGTTTATTCGTAGCAACGAAAATGTGACTTATCCTAACATTCAATTTCATTTTTTACCTCTTGCCGTGCGGTATGATGGCTCTTCACCAAATCAAGGGCATGGATATCAAGTTCATATCGGTCCTATGAATTCTGATGCCAGAGGACATGTAAAAATTCGTTCGAACAACCCAAAAGAGCACCCAAGCATTCAATTTAATTACCTTTCAACACCTCAAGACCGCAAAGAATGGGTTGAAGCGATTCGCTGTGCTCGAACAATTTTAAATCAACCTGCATTACAACAATATAATGGAGGCGAAACTTCACCCGGACTCCATGTCGAATCTGATGACGATATTTTAGATTGGGTTGCGAGAGACGCAGAAACTGCACTTCACCCATCGTGTAGTTGTAAAATGGGAGAAGACCCTATGTCTGTTGTCGATCCCAAAAACATGGGCGTTTACGGTGTGAAAAACCTTAGAGTTGTTGATGCATCAGTTATGCCATTTGTGACAAACGGCAACATTTATGCGCCAGTTATGATGATTGCTGAAAAATCTGCGGACATTATTTTAGGAAATAGTTTGCTACAACCTATTCAAGCAGAATACTATCAATACAACAAAAATAACCTAAATATACAAACTAATCCTCAAGATACAATACATACACTATCTTAA
- a CDS encoding ATP-binding cassette domain-containing protein produces the protein MNNICFQVNNLNLVFGKYANKALTELKKGKSKEKIFNELNCTVAINHVNISVFYGETLVIMGASGSGKFSLLRCFNGINGRTNGATAGNINFFDNKSKENFDILNCSKNKITEIRKHKISMIFQNFALMPWRTVEENIAYPLEIQKIKKTEIKNIVYENLNIVGLTQWKHKYPEELSGGMQQRVGIARAFVTNAEILLMDEPFSALDPLNRKHLQDEILQFKNKLKKTIIFVSHDFKEAIKLGTRIAIMDSGKILQIGTAKEIIENPKCDIVRKFAEKETGYFN, from the coding sequence ATGAATAATATTTGTTTTCAAGTTAATAACTTAAATCTCGTATTTGGTAAATATGCTAATAAAGCCCTTACAGAACTTAAAAAAGGAAAATCAAAAGAAAAAATTTTTAATGAGTTAAATTGCACAGTAGCAATAAATCACGTAAATATTTCAGTATTTTATGGAGAAACTTTAGTGATTATGGGAGCCTCTGGATCAGGAAAATTCTCTTTGCTACGATGTTTTAATGGAATTAACGGAAGAACCAACGGAGCGACTGCAGGAAATATTAATTTTTTTGATAATAAAAGTAAAGAAAATTTTGATATCTTAAATTGCTCTAAAAATAAAATTACAGAAATTCGCAAGCATAAAATTTCAATGATTTTTCAAAATTTCGCTTTAATGCCTTGGCGTACTGTAGAAGAAAATATTGCATACCCACTTGAAATCCAAAAAATTAAGAAAACTGAAATTAAAAATATTGTTTATGAAAATCTTAACATAGTAGGTTTAACACAATGGAAACATAAATACCCAGAAGAACTTTCAGGGGGAATGCAACAAAGAGTTGGTATTGCAAGAGCATTCGTAACAAATGCAGAGATTCTGTTAATGGACGAACCTTTTTCTGCATTAGATCCCTTAAATCGCAAACATTTACAAGATGAAATATTACAATTTAAAAATAAATTAAAAAAAACTATTATCTTTGTTTCTCATGATTTTAAAGAAGCAATTAAATTAGGAACTAGAATTGCAATCATGGATTCTGGAAAAATATTGCAAATTGGAACAGCAAAAGAAATTATTGAAAATCCTAAATGCGATATAGTAAGAAAATTTGCTGAAAAAGAAACAGGATATTTTAATTAA
- a CDS encoding ABC transporter permease subunit → MQKIPIGNWIEELINYIINNSENYFRIISDFINTLINYIIDKFEEIPPLILILIFLIIFYLIKKNLKNTIIIAVGFFLILNLGYWRESLETVTLVLISTFFSTIFGLPIGIFCAHRPKAYSLLKPILDLMQTVPTFVYLIPTLILFGLGIAPGIFSTIIFSMPSVIRLTYLGINKVPNSLLEVADSFGAGNWKKLWTIEIPFAKHSILTGISQCIMLSLSMTVIAALVGADGLGKSVIQALNTVNIVKGFESGLVIVIIAIILDRILYESNKKLGESV, encoded by the coding sequence ATGCAAAAAATTCCGATTGGAAATTGGATAGAAGAATTAATAAATTATATTATTAACAATTCGGAAAACTATTTTAGGATAATTTCTGATTTTATAAACACATTAATTAATTACATCATTGATAAATTTGAAGAAATACCTCCTTTAATTTTAATTTTAATATTTCTAATCATTTTCTATTTAATCAAAAAAAATTTAAAAAATACTATTATAATTGCAGTAGGATTTTTTTTAATTTTAAATTTAGGATATTGGAGAGAGTCACTAGAAACCGTAACATTAGTTTTAATTTCCACTTTTTTCTCTACAATTTTTGGACTTCCTATTGGGATATTTTGTGCGCATAGACCAAAAGCATATTCTCTCTTAAAACCAATATTAGATTTAATGCAAACAGTTCCTACATTCGTTTACTTAATTCCTACTCTTATTTTATTTGGACTTGGTATTGCACCAGGTATATTTTCTACAATCATTTTTTCTATGCCATCTGTAATAAGACTGACCTATTTAGGTATTAATAAAGTTCCAAATAGTCTTTTAGAGGTTGCTGACTCATTTGGAGCTGGAAATTGGAAAAAACTTTGGACAATAGAAATTCCGTTTGCAAAACATTCTATACTTACAGGCATCTCACAATGCATCATGCTTTCTTTATCCATGACAGTTATTGCTGCTCTCGTAGGAGCAGATGGTTTAGGAAAATCTGTTATTCAAGCACTTAACACCGTTAACATTGTAAAAGGTTTTGAGTCAGGATTAGTCATAGTCATTATTGCAATAATACTTGATAGAATTTTATACGAATCTAATAAAAAATTAGGTGAATCAGTATGA
- a CDS encoding ABC transporter substrate-binding protein: MNSRYTIKRIIITAISALLVAYIVYLSASNSNKDANDKSSKNTITIAFDSKITTGDPRLIGSDANSQYLENLRFLSLMSYDEQGSLINILANNVKSLSNKSWQIFLKKGVKFNNGREIDAFDVEATYDYIINTPEGFPPSPRKAAFSNVLTFKAKDKDTLQISLKEPDASFLNNLIIGILPKEAISTQPNEINNKGFESGPFILKSISASDWTLVKNPNYNHSSLAQIEKLVFKIIPDSGTRYAALARGDIDIAQNAIDPDKVSLIQKTKNSNFEVLSAPKLATTYLAFNFRDPNFNILKIRQAIAYAIDRQSLLQFRLQGQGLIATGMFPNNNFFYDSSIPEITYNPQRAKTLLKETSVKEPLEFIIKVSNNNKSTVEVAKAIAANLKDVGFSPTVEMLENNVFLEQVKKGSAKVWISQWVGFKDPDHLRFVFASNMIPPAGGNRGAYSNPSIDNLLQEGREEMDPKKRKMIYDQAQKLLAGDLPYVYLWHNLNIAIVSKRVKGFKLYADGRYWSLVNVTKD, from the coding sequence ATGAATAGTCGCTACACAATAAAAAGAATAATAATTACAGCAATTTCCGCATTACTGGTTGCTTATATTGTATATCTTTCTGCATCAAATTCCAACAAAGATGCCAATGACAAATCGTCTAAAAATACGATAACAATTGCGTTTGATTCAAAAATTACAACTGGAGACCCAAGGCTTATTGGTTCTGACGCAAATAGCCAGTACCTAGAAAATTTAAGATTCCTCAGTTTAATGAGTTATGATGAACAAGGTTCTCTCATCAATATATTAGCAAACAACGTAAAATCACTCTCAAATAAGTCTTGGCAAATTTTTCTAAAAAAAGGTGTCAAATTTAACAATGGGCGCGAAATTGATGCATTTGATGTTGAAGCAACATACGATTATATCATCAATACCCCAGAAGGTTTTCCTCCTAGCCCAAGAAAAGCCGCTTTTTCAAATGTATTAACTTTCAAAGCAAAAGATAAAGACACATTACAAATCAGCCTTAAAGAGCCTGATGCTTCTTTTTTAAACAATTTAATTATTGGTATTCTTCCAAAAGAAGCAATATCCACACAACCAAATGAAATCAATAATAAAGGCTTTGAAAGCGGCCCATTTATACTAAAGTCAATAAGCGCTTCTGATTGGACCCTCGTAAAAAATCCAAACTACAACCACTCTTCATTAGCACAAATTGAAAAGCTTGTTTTTAAAATTATTCCAGATAGCGGAACCCGTTATGCAGCCTTGGCAAGGGGAGATATTGACATCGCCCAAAATGCAATCGACCCAGACAAAGTCTCTCTGATACAAAAAACTAAAAACAGCAATTTCGAAGTACTCAGCGCTCCAAAATTAGCAACCACATACCTTGCCTTTAACTTTAGAGATCCGAATTTTAACATTCTTAAAATTCGCCAAGCAATTGCTTATGCCATCGATAGACAAAGTCTTTTACAGTTTAGGCTTCAAGGACAAGGACTTATTGCAACTGGAATGTTTCCAAACAATAATTTCTTTTATGACAGCTCAATTCCAGAAATAACTTATAATCCTCAAAGAGCGAAAACTCTTCTCAAAGAAACAAGTGTCAAAGAGCCACTAGAATTTATCATAAAAGTCTCAAATAATAATAAATCAACAGTTGAAGTGGCAAAAGCGATTGCCGCCAACCTAAAAGACGTAGGATTTTCACCCACAGTAGAAATGCTAGAAAATAATGTTTTTTTAGAACAAGTCAAAAAAGGTTCTGCAAAGGTCTGGATATCTCAATGGGTTGGTTTTAAAGACCCCGACCATCTTCGTTTTGTTTTTGCATCAAATATGATTCCTCCTGCCGGTGGAAACCGAGGAGCATATTCAAATCCTTCTATCGATAATCTCTTACAAGAAGGTCGCGAAGAAATGGATCCAAAAAAGCGTAAAATGATTTATGATCAAGCGCAAAAATTATTAGCAGGAGATCTTCCTTATGTTTACTTATGGCATAATCTTAATATAGCTATAGTTTCAAAAAGAGTAAAAGGATTTAAATTATATGCTGATGGTCGTTACTGGTCGCTTGTAAACGTAACAAAAGATTAA
- a CDS encoding glycine betaine ABC transporter substrate-binding protein — protein sequence MSFLFIACTIFFGLLHIQSYSKTQCKKIRFSTIGWTDITASTAIASEILQLLGYETKTINLSLPMTFASLKNNDVDIFLGNWMPTMKADITPYQNQGLIETIGTVLKGAKYTLAVPKYVFDAGVKSFKDLHKHKDKFQGKIYGLEPGNDGNRIISNIIQGNNFNLKNWKLVESSEQAMLMEVLQSAKRNKWIVFLGWEPHPMNKMIQISYLTDGDLYFGPHEGGATVYINSRKNYSKECPEISKFFSNFNLSIEDEYQMMNMIIDQNISPNIAAKKWIKNNINKVEKFLVNIKKSNSNYISIHELKTLIQKNNY from the coding sequence ATGAGTTTTCTTTTTATAGCATGTACAATTTTTTTTGGACTATTGCACATACAAAGTTACTCAAAAACACAATGTAAAAAAATAAGATTTTCGACAATTGGCTGGACAGACATCACTGCATCAACAGCAATAGCAAGCGAAATATTGCAATTGCTGGGTTACGAAACTAAAACTATCAATCTATCTCTACCAATGACATTTGCTAGCTTAAAAAACAACGACGTTGATATTTTTTTAGGAAATTGGATGCCAACAATGAAGGCGGATATCACTCCCTATCAAAATCAAGGATTGATAGAAACCATAGGAACAGTTTTGAAAGGAGCTAAATATACGCTCGCAGTACCTAAATATGTTTTTGATGCCGGAGTAAAAAGTTTTAAAGATTTACATAAACATAAAGATAAATTTCAAGGAAAAATATATGGATTGGAACCAGGTAACGATGGAAATAGAATTATTTCAAATATTATCCAAGGTAACAATTTTAATTTAAAAAACTGGAAACTTGTCGAATCTAGCGAACAAGCCATGTTAATGGAAGTATTGCAATCAGCCAAAAGAAATAAATGGATAGTTTTTTTAGGATGGGAACCCCATCCAATGAATAAAATGATTCAAATTTCTTATTTAACTGATGGAGATTTATACTTTGGCCCTCATGAAGGAGGGGCAACAGTATATATTAATAGTAGAAAAAATTATTCAAAAGAATGTCCTGAAATTAGTAAATTTTTTAGTAACTTCAATTTATCAATTGAAGACGAATATCAAATGATGAATATGATTATCGATCAAAATATTTCTCCAAATATTGCTGCAAAAAAATGGATTAAAAACAACATTAACAAGGTCGAAAAATTTTTAGTAAATATAAAAAAATCGAATAGTAATTATATCAGTATACACGAGTTAAAAACATTAATTCAAAAAAATAACTATTAA
- a CDS encoding ABC transporter permease produces the protein MTTLFKRFFKIVRQDKTTIVSGLILIFWFFIAIFPLVFHSLAIIPIHLQERLQDPSTQYWFGVDGNGQSVGLLIMNGASTSLIVSLFTVSMSLIVGIPMGAIAGFFGGKTDALISRLIDILLAFPPMVLPIAIMAFFGGGLLNVVIALSITGWVSYARVVRGQFLSFKEREFVVAAKSLGANNSRLMFKHIFPNTISPLAVQATFSLAGVIIAEAGLSFLGLGVSQNHVSWGGLLNSARDYLTTNPSLAFFPALALFTVVASLNFVGESLRLMFDPKSIGAGRT, from the coding sequence ATGACAACATTATTTAAACGTTTTTTTAAAATTGTAAGACAAGATAAAACAACAATTGTCTCTGGCTTAATTCTTATTTTTTGGTTTTTTATTGCAATATTTCCTCTTGTTTTTCATTCTCTAGCAATTATTCCGATTCATTTACAAGAAAGGTTACAAGACCCTTCTACTCAATATTGGTTTGGCGTTGATGGCAACGGACAAAGCGTCGGCTTACTCATTATGAATGGAGCCTCTACTTCACTCATTGTAAGTTTATTTACTGTTAGCATGAGCTTAATAGTTGGAATTCCAATGGGAGCAATTGCAGGTTTTTTTGGAGGTAAGACAGATGCTTTAATTTCTCGACTTATTGATATATTATTAGCTTTTCCTCCAATGGTTTTGCCTATTGCTATTATGGCCTTTTTTGGTGGTGGTTTGCTTAATGTTGTCATTGCATTGAGTATCACAGGTTGGGTCAGCTATGCGCGTGTAGTTCGCGGCCAATTTTTATCTTTTAAAGAAAGAGAATTTGTTGTTGCTGCAAAATCACTAGGTGCAAATAATAGCAGGTTGATGTTTAAACATATTTTTCCTAACACAATATCACCACTGGCTGTGCAAGCAACGTTTTCTTTAGCAGGAGTGATCATTGCCGAGGCTGGACTTAGTTTTTTAGGATTAGGAGTTAGCCAAAATCATGTGAGTTGGGGTGGTTTATTAAACTCAGCACGAGATTATTTAACCACAAATCCTTCACTAGCTTTTTTTCCAGCCTTAGCATTATTTACCGTTGTTGCAAGTTTAAATTTTGTTGGCGAATCCCTCCGATTAATGTTTGATCCAAAAAGTATTGGAGCAGGCAGGACTTAA
- a CDS encoding ABC transporter permease, with product MLKVFFQRFFQLLAVLWGVSSIVFFLQRMIPGNPADTILGVDASDADKFEWLAKYGLNDPLWNQYLNFLKNLIHGDLGFSYSSFIPVTELILPRLWETVQLATVAFIFSILIATFIGIISASQAGKFLDKAAAIVSLLAISAPSFIIGPVLMWIFAVKLDYFPLMGNEGQSSFILPAITLGASLAAFSSRMIRSGIVDVLQEDYIRTAKSKGLSQFIILTKHALRNAFLPTLTVLGMQLGVLLSGAVITEQIFNWPGLGSLIVEAVQQREYNIVSGCVIIMATIYVVCNLLVDILYRIFDPRVRLT from the coding sequence ATGCTAAAAGTTTTTTTTCAGCGATTTTTTCAGCTGCTTGCTGTTTTATGGGGTGTGTCATCAATTGTTTTTTTTCTACAAAGAATGATTCCTGGAAACCCTGCGGATACCATTTTAGGCGTAGACGCTTCTGATGCCGATAAATTTGAGTGGTTAGCAAAATACGGTCTTAACGATCCATTATGGAATCAATATTTAAATTTTTTAAAAAATTTAATTCATGGAGATTTAGGATTTAGCTATTCAAGTTTTATTCCTGTAACGGAATTAATATTACCAAGGCTTTGGGAAACAGTGCAACTCGCTACAGTTGCTTTTATTTTTTCTATTTTGATTGCAACTTTTATTGGAATTATTAGCGCATCTCAAGCAGGAAAATTTTTAGATAAAGCTGCAGCAATTGTTTCTTTACTTGCTATATCAGCACCCAGCTTTATTATTGGCCCTGTATTAATGTGGATATTTGCTGTAAAGTTAGATTATTTTCCATTAATGGGCAATGAAGGCCAGAGTTCATTTATTCTTCCAGCAATAACACTCGGGGCATCGCTAGCTGCTTTTTCAAGCCGTATGATAAGAAGCGGAATTGTTGATGTATTACAAGAAGATTACATTCGAACGGCTAAAAGCAAAGGGCTATCGCAATTTATAATCTTAACTAAACACGCTTTAAGAAATGCTTTTTTACCCACACTTACAGTGTTAGGAATGCAATTGGGTGTATTACTTAGTGGAGCGGTCATCACAGAACAAATTTTTAATTGGCCAGGTTTAGGAAGTCTTATTGTAGAAGCTGTTCAACAACGAGAATACAATATAGTTTCTGGTTGTGTTATAATTATGGCTACAATTTATGTGGTATGTAACCTTTTAGTTGACATTTTATACCGCATTTTTGACCCAAGGGTGCGATTAACATGA
- a CDS encoding chemotaxis protein CheW encodes MSINEENKDLYLVFSLNEEMYGTQLLQVREVIEKQEAKPVPNTIDSYLGVINVRGEIIGAIDLRIKFGYPIVEEVQKNSAMIVFNTSSGAIAVLTDKLEGVFQLNLVEKYQKPKIESKIPNDHIIGMYQFKDNIITVIDLFSIVDRQEIADANIHNNEIKESI; translated from the coding sequence TTGAGCATAAATGAAGAAAATAAAGATTTATATCTTGTTTTTAGCTTAAATGAAGAAATGTATGGCACCCAACTCCTCCAAGTAAGAGAAGTTATAGAAAAACAAGAGGCTAAGCCGGTTCCAAATACCATTGATTCATACTTGGGAGTGATTAATGTGCGTGGCGAAATAATTGGAGCAATAGATTTAAGAATAAAATTTGGTTACCCAATAGTTGAAGAAGTGCAAAAAAACTCTGCAATGATAGTTTTTAATACTTCATCTGGCGCAATTGCTGTCTTAACTGATAAGCTCGAAGGAGTCTTTCAACTCAATTTAGTAGAAAAATATCAAAAACCTAAAATTGAATCAAAAATTCCAAATGATCACATTATTGGTATGTACCAATTTAAAGACAATATTATTACAGTTATTGATTTGTTTTCTATAGTAGATAGACAAGAAATAGCTGATGCCAATATACATAATAATGAAATTAAGGAATCAATATGA
- a CDS encoding chemotaxis protein CheA, whose product MEDFTNNIDFTKIFLEEAKETLEKWEKTCLEIEKNPNQEEFTTLFRYAHNLKGSAKSVNLNNFASFIHKVEDFITLLRDGKKQFKNEYVSLFLKCHAFMEYWCTKLDSDTNFIPSDLNDINFVIEQVISKSSDAISQSYEIISTSTGSKNTTSNNNENSNSNPSKKNIKADSIRIPANKIDIIIEYISELCTHHAVISHCSSTDSYNSKSFKNSVQISDKIIKNLQTNVFSLRMINLQTLFQRLERTAKDLARQQGKDLEINIEGSEVELDKNIIENIVDPFVHVIRNAVDHGLEKSEERANKNKPIKSKILLSAKQNINDVVISIQDDGKGIDRDKIYAKAAEKKIINGDEELSEQEVYQLLFKPGFSTAESITEVSGRGVGLDVVNQALNDIGGFVHITSEINKGTCFEFHLPSNLSIIEVLTIKVDGLNYVIPITEIKEVLDLTKIKVDHVTNSENIALLREFPIIIKTLSKYLPNNLKSGQDNNTNKIALVTNHQDSHYAFEIDELYGIESIVVRKKSEKFNDIKYYIGSAVLPNGEPAFILSLIELIKQIILPKTQILNIELRRNEIEHK is encoded by the coding sequence ATGGAAGATTTTACAAATAATATAGATTTTACAAAAATATTTTTAGAAGAAGCTAAAGAAACTTTAGAAAAGTGGGAAAAAACCTGTTTAGAAATTGAAAAAAATCCAAATCAAGAAGAATTTACTACATTATTTAGGTACGCCCACAACTTAAAAGGATCAGCTAAATCTGTAAATTTAAACAATTTTGCGTCATTTATTCATAAAGTAGAAGATTTTATTACTCTTTTAAGAGATGGTAAAAAACAATTTAAAAACGAATATGTTTCACTGTTTTTAAAATGCCATGCTTTTATGGAATATTGGTGTACAAAACTTGACTCTGATACAAATTTTATTCCTTCTGACTTAAATGATATTAATTTTGTAATTGAACAAGTTATCAGTAAAAGTAGTGATGCTATTTCACAAAGTTATGAAATAATTTCTACTTCTACGGGATCGAAAAACACAACTTCTAACAATAACGAAAATAGCAATTCTAATCCAAGTAAAAAAAATATAAAAGCAGATTCAATTAGAATACCCGCTAATAAAATTGATATAATAATAGAATATATCAGCGAATTATGCACTCATCATGCAGTGATATCGCATTGCAGCTCCACTGATTCATACAATTCAAAATCATTCAAAAATTCTGTTCAAATAAGTGACAAAATAATTAAAAATTTACAGACTAATGTTTTTTCACTAAGAATGATTAATTTACAAACACTTTTTCAACGTCTTGAGAGAACTGCAAAGGACTTAGCACGACAACAAGGAAAAGATCTAGAAATTAATATTGAAGGTTCTGAAGTTGAACTAGATAAAAATATAATAGAAAATATAGTTGATCCATTTGTTCATGTAATTAGAAATGCAGTCGATCACGGTTTAGAAAAAAGCGAAGAACGAGCAAATAAAAATAAACCAATTAAGTCAAAAATATTACTTTCTGCTAAACAAAACATAAATGATGTTGTCATTTCAATTCAAGATGATGGAAAAGGAATTGACCGCGATAAAATTTATGCAAAAGCTGCAGAAAAAAAGATTATCAATGGAGATGAAGAATTAAGTGAACAAGAAGTTTATCAACTTCTCTTTAAACCAGGATTTTCTACTGCAGAGTCAATCACAGAGGTATCTGGAAGAGGTGTTGGTTTAGATGTGGTAAATCAAGCTCTCAATGATATTGGTGGATTTGTTCATATAACAAGCGAAATAAATAAAGGAACTTGCTTTGAATTCCATTTACCCTCAAATCTCTCAATCATAGAAGTACTAACAATCAAAGTTGATGGACTTAATTACGTTATTCCAATTACAGAAATTAAAGAAGTTTTAGATTTAACAAAAATAAAAGTTGATCATGTTACAAATAGTGAAAATATTGCATTATTGCGAGAATTTCCAATAATTATTAAAACATTATCAAAATACTTACCAAATAATTTAAAAAGCGGCCAAGATAACAACACAAATAAAATTGCGTTAGTCACAAACCATCAAGATAGTCATTATGCTTTTGAAATTGATGAACTATATGGAATAGAAAGCATTGTAGTTAGAAAAAAAAGCGAAAAATTTAATGATATAAAATATTATATAGGTTCCGCAGTTCTTCCAAATGGCGAACCTGCATTTATCTTAAGTCTTATAGAACTTATCAAACAAATAATTCTTCCAAAAACACAAATTCTTAATATTGAATTAAGGAGAAATGAAATTGAGCATAAATGA
- the rpoZ gene encoding DNA-directed RNA polymerase subunit omega — protein MARISVQDCLDQIPNRFAVVMLAARRMRQLQKGSDPLVECKNKEAVTALREIAAGKVGIKNAEIVPGLHLPIKVK, from the coding sequence ATGGCTCGTATTTCTGTCCAAGATTGTCTCGATCAAATTCCAAATCGTTTTGCTGTTGTGATGTTAGCTGCGCGTCGTATGCGACAACTTCAAAAAGGCAGCGATCCTCTTGTAGAGTGCAAGAATAAGGAAGCAGTAACAGCTCTTAGAGAAATTGCCGCTGGAAAAGTAGGAATTAAAAATGCGGAAATTGTACCAGGGCTGCATCTCCCAATTAAGGTTAAGTAA